A single region of the Vicia villosa cultivar HV-30 ecotype Madison, WI linkage group LG4, Vvil1.0, whole genome shotgun sequence genome encodes:
- the LOC131598824 gene encoding protein PNS1 — MASFKNLNVITNSTKAQDSTFLNQTLRGNIVRKIFKIIFYLHLLLISLLIISLTIYNLTISTSQNPNFHPMKWYPPLLTSTLCAGVFSFTWQWITLKNPENAIKTTFWLSPILTCAMAIMLVYIETPTSLTFGVIALISSLIQSLYGCWINHRLEYANKILSTSIVDFPIKTMRIAFSSTLIGIFYCFFLMFGMGGSRAIENKTKSTSLFILLILLSLVWTMQFLKNVIQVTISRVKYMNLGCGEEIMDTSVAFHDTLNYLIGSVTIGSILVPFISTFRGFARSMSLIGGDSDEFMFSFNSCYMGIATILVRCGNRFGFVHVGVYNKGFVQSSCDVWDIFNRVGLVQLVDLDLTGSFCFLSGVAGGAISSLVGGIWSIVVYKKYATEVSIYGFLIGYFMVRLGLAWIQACVSAYYVAYAENPQSTHFDSTIPMRSEQLYRSQV; from the exons ATGGCTAGCTTCAAGAACTTGAATGTCATCACAAACTCCACCAAG GCACAAGATTCAACCTTTCTAAACCAAACACTAAGAGGAAATATTGTGAGGAAAATCTTCAAGATTATTTTCTATCTCCACTTGCTTCTAATTTCACTTTTGATAATTTCCCTCACAATCTATAACCTTACtatctccacctctcaaaaccctaatttccacCCAATGAAATGGTACCCTCCACTCTTAACCTCAACATTATGTGCTGGAGTTTTTAGTTTCACATGGCAATGGATCACTCTCAAGAACCCTGAAAATGCCATCAAAACAACATTTTGGCTTAGCCCTATTCTTACATGTGCAATGGCCATCATGTTGGTCTACATCGAAACTCCGACAAGCCTAACTTTTGGTGTCATTGCTTTGATTTCTTCATTGATTCAATCTCTTTATGGTTGTTGGATCAATCATAGACTTGAATATGCCAACAAAATTTTATCAACTTCAATAGTTGATTTTCCTATCAAAACCATGAGAATAGCCTTTTCATCGACCCTAATCGGAATTTTCTATTGTTTTTTTCTCATGTTTGGAATGGGAGGGTCAAGAGcaattgaaaacaaaacaaaatcaacatCATTATTCATTTTGTTGATTCTATTAAGCCTAGTATGGACTATGCAATTTCTCAAGAATGTGATTCAAGTAACAATTTCTAGGGTTAAGTATATGAACTTAGGTTGTGGTGAAGAAATCATGGACACAAGTGTTGCATTTCATGACACATTGAACTACTTAATTGGAAGTGTTACAATAGGTTCAATTTTGGTTCCATTTATCTCAACCTTTAGGGGTTTTGCTAGGTCAATGAGTCTCATTGGAGGAGATAGTGATGAGTTCATGTTTTCTTTTAATAGTTGCTATATGGGAATTGCAACAATTCTTGTAAGGTGTGGAAATAGGTTTGGTTTTGTGCATGTTGGTGTTTATAATAAAGGGTTTGTGCAAAGTTCTTGCGATGTATGGGACATTTTCAATAGGGTTGGATTGGTGCAACTTGTGGATTTGGATCTTACTGGATCATTTTGTTTTCTTAGTGGTGTGGCAGGGGGTGCAATTAGTAGTTTGGTGGGTGGTATTTGGAGTATTGTGGTGTATAAGAAATATGCAACTGAAGTGTCTATTTATGGATTCTTAATTGGATACTTTATG gttAGATTGGGTTTGGCATGGATACAAGCATGTGTTAGTGCTTACTATGTTGCTTATGCAGAGAATCCACAAAGTACTCATTTTGACTCAACTATTCCAATGCGTTCGGAACAGTTGTATAGATCtcaagtttaa
- the LOC131598825 gene encoding cation/calcium exchanger 1 has translation MLTSDIIVDSCNELHKFSNYTSKCIYVKTHPDCRSKGYINYLQIFYCNLGSSPILGHTLLFLWLVVLFYLLADTASNYFCTSLEGLSNILRLSPTIAGVTLLSLGNGAPDFFASVVSFTSSNNGAVGLNSILGGAFFVSTAVLGIISILVSSNEVAVDKASFIRDVIFFLFSLFILLIIISIGKISLFGSICYLSIYFLYVCAVSATHFIYEMDKKEVESSSSSDDLVESGIPLLGYVDDTDNDSDQKSILPNQVGIGIEESEKKYKELFFGSYYLWKFLEILELPLCLPRKLTIPVVSEEQWSKPYAVISVTLAPILFAILCNTQIENVDSKSTLVAYLTSSLIGIVFGNMACVTTKSTRPPRRCLFPWLAGGFSMSVTWTYIIAEELVSLLISIGYVIGVSPSILGLTVLAWGNSLGDLIANGAMAKNGGVDGAQIAVSGCYAGPMFNMLMGLGLPLVLSAWSEYPNSYVVPKDSSLLGTILFLMVGVLWSLVVLVKKNMKLDKFLGAGLLTIYLCFLFLRLAMAIGVLN, from the coding sequence ATGCTCACTAGTGACATCATTGTTGATTCATGCAATGAGCTTCATAAATTCTCAAACTACACCTCCAAGTGCATTTATGTCAAAACACACCCTGATTGTAGATCAAAAGGTTACATAAACTATCTTCAAATCTTTTATTGTAACCTTGGAAGTTCACCAATTCTTGGTCACACACTACTTTTCTTATGGCTTGTAGTTTTGTTCTATCTTTTAGCCGACACGGCTTCGAATTACTTTTGCACCTCCCTTGAAGGTTTGTCTAATATTTTGAGACTTTCTCCAACTATAGCTGGTGTAACATTACTCTCTCTTGGTAATGGTGCTCCTGATTTCTTTGCTAGTGTTGTTTCTTTCACAAGTTCAAATAATGGTGCAGTTGGTTTGAATAGCATTTTGGGGGGTGCATTTTTTGTTTCCACAGCTGTTTTAGGTATCATAAGTATTCTAGTTAGTTCTAATGAAGTTGCAGTTGACAAAGCTAGTTTCATTAGAGATGTCATTTTCTTCTTATTCTCTTTGTTCATTCTTCTCATCATCATTTCCATTGGTAAAATTAGCCTTTTTGGTTCAATTTGCTACCTTTCTATCTATTTCCTTTATGTTTGTGCCGTCTCGGCCACACATTTCATCTACGAAATGGACAAAAAAGAAGTTGAATCTTCATCGTCTTCCGATGATTTAGTTGAATCTGGCATACCATTATTAGGTTATGTCGACGATACTGATAATGATTCTGATCAGAAATCAATTTTACCAAATCAAGTTGGTATTGGTATAGAAGAAAGCGAGAAGAAGTATAAAGAGTTGTTTTTCGGGTCTTACTACTTATGGAAGTTTCTAGAAATACTCGAATTACCACTTTGTTTACCGAGAAAACTAACTATACCTGTTGTTAGCGAGGAACAATGGTCGAAACCCTATGCAGTTATATCGGTTACCCTAGCACCGATTTTATTCGCGATTCTTTGTAATACACAAATAGAAAATGTGGATTCAAAGAGCACTTTGGTTGCATATTTAACATCATCATTAATTGGAATTGTTTTTGGAAACATGGCATGTGTGACAACAAAGAGTACAAGACCACCTAGGAGATGTTTGTTCCCATGGCTAGCTGGTGGATTTTCAATGAGTGTGACATGGACTTATATAATTGCTGAGGAACTTGTTTCACTTTTGATTTCAATTGGATATGTAATTGGTGTTAGTCCTTCAATTTTAGGGTTAACTGTTCTAGCTTGGGGAAATTCTTTAGGAGATTTGATTGCAAATGGTGCTATGGCTAAAAATGGTGGTGTTGATGGTGCACAAATTGCTGTTTCAGGTTGCTATGCTGGTCCTATGTTTAATATGTTGATGGGATTAGGGTTACCTCTTGTTCTTTCAGCTTGGAGTGAATACCCTAATTCTTATGTTGTTCCTAAGGATAGTTCACTTTTGGGGACTATTTTGTTTTTGATGGTTGGGGTACTTTGGTCACTTGTTGTTTTGGTTAAGAAAAATATGAAGCTTGATAAGTTTTTAGGGGCTGGTCTCTTGACCATTTACCTTTGCTTTTTGTTTTTGAGGTTAGCTATGGCAATTGGTGTTCTTAATTGA